The Streptomyces laurentii region GTCCTCGACACGCTGCCCGGCAAGAAGGGGCCGCTGGAGTCCCGCCGTACCGCCTTCGACGCGGCGGCCGCGGCCTGGCCCGGCGGGGCCGCGGCCCTCGTCGCCGCCATGCACGCCGCCGACCCGCACGAGACCGCGCGTGTCCTCACCCCGCTCGGCGTCAGCGTGCCCTGAGCCCCAGGGATCCCGCCCGCGCACGGCCCAGCGAAGGAGGTGCGGGAATCACCGGCGCCCGCCTCGCCGTGGACGGCGGCGCGGCCGCGGCCCTGCTGCCGTCTGGCGCCCTCCAGCCGACTCCGTGTGCCCGCTTTCCGGCATGCCGTCAGAACGGGTGTGTGGATTCCCGGGGGGACGGACCGCGCAGGGGTGTCGGTCCGTCCGCTCTCGTCCGGAAGGGTCAGCCGGTCCCAGTACTGCGGCACCAGCACCGCGCCGCAGGACACCACGGCGAACCCCTCCAACTCGGAGTGCGTGGACAGCGCGCGACGGCAGACCGCGAGGGCGCCGCGTTCCGCGACGGCGAGGGAAGGCGCGGTGAGATAGAGGCCCACGACCGGGCCGCCGGCGGCGTCGGAGTGGACGCTGACGTGCTCCAGCCCTTCGCCTTCGCGGCCGCAGCACATGAACAGGGGTACCCTCTCGGCGGACGGCTCTGCCCCGTCAGGGGCTCGGAGTCGGGCGTGCACGAGATACATGGGCTCCATCCTTGCCGCCCCTTCCCCCGCAGCCCAGGGCCGTGCGAAGGACGGTTTAGGACGCGGCAGGAAGTGACCACGTGACTCATGTGGAGACGTGTGGTTTCCTACCCGGGCACATGTCTTAGTACCGGGGGAGTTCTCGACCCCGGACGAACAGACACGACTGCTCGCCGCCGGAATCCGTGCCTCGGCCACTCCTCGGCGCAGCGACCGGCTGTTACCCGGCGCCCCCGCCAGTACCACGCCCCACGGGGCGATCGACGTGCAGAACGGCGCCGCCGGTGTCCTGTACGCGCTGCACGCCACCGGCCAGTCCGTCGACGACGAGTGGATCAAGTGGCTGGAGAAGGCCTCGGTACGCCGGGCCGCCACCGCGCCGCTGGGGCTGTTCGACGGGCTGCACGGCATCGCGACGGTGCTGGATCTGCTCGGCCGCCGCGACGAGGCGACCGACTTGCTCGACCGCTTCGGCACCCGCGAACTGCCCTCGGGGCTCGATCTGTTCACGGGCCTGCCCGGCATCGGCATCTCTCTGCTGGGGTTCCACCTCCGCAC contains the following coding sequences:
- a CDS encoding serine/threonine protein kinase (identified by MetaGeneAnnotator; putative;~sequence version:1); translation: MWFPTRAHVLVPGEFSTPDEQTRLLAAGIRASATPRRSDRLLPGAPASTTPHGAIDVQNGAAGVLYALHATGQSVDDEWIKWLEKASVRRAATAPLGLFDGLHGIATVLDLLGRRDEATDLLDRFGTRELPSGLDLFTGLPGIGISLLGFHLRTGDAGYLRRAEHVAVRVADALAEHPRESADLTRGVGGAALPLARMYQHTAEDTYLEQARRALVAGRKRSASAWTVRSSETGAAPLEGLAELELWQDDHARRGCPSVECRRWLHQP